Proteins encoded within one genomic window of Empedobacter falsenii:
- a CDS encoding alpha/beta fold hydrolase, which produces MLYYENIGNGKPLVFLHGFLESHLIWNNLRKNLEKEAQIITIDLPGHGNSENSQKVNTMEEMAEKVIEVLDELNLEKATFIGHSMGGYVACALAELFPERVENIVLINSSTLPDDEAKKNQRLKACETARKNFNALVSFSMPTLFAAHHRDQFKEELKFVKEIALKTPIEGVCAALKGMRERPDRSSILYDFKGGIYIIVGLNDETVNPELFLTLIPNLPNIHLYKFDGGHMAFIENYDEVFSILKSI; this is translated from the coding sequence ATGTTGTATTACGAAAATATTGGAAACGGTAAACCCTTGGTGTTTTTACACGGTTTCTTAGAGAGTCATTTAATTTGGAATAATTTACGAAAAAATCTTGAGAAAGAAGCGCAAATTATTACAATTGATTTGCCTGGTCATGGAAATTCTGAAAATTCGCAAAAGGTAAATACGATGGAAGAAATGGCAGAAAAAGTGATTGAGGTTTTGGATGAATTAAATCTAGAAAAAGCAACTTTTATTGGGCATTCGATGGGTGGTTATGTGGCGTGCGCGTTGGCTGAACTTTTTCCAGAGCGTGTAGAAAATATTGTTTTGATTAACTCTTCGACTTTGCCAGATGATGAAGCGAAGAAAAATCAACGTTTGAAAGCGTGTGAAACAGCTCGTAAAAATTTCAATGCGTTGGTGAGTTTTAGTATGCCAACTTTATTTGCGGCTCATCATCGTGATCAATTCAAAGAAGAATTGAAATTTGTAAAAGAAATTGCTTTAAAAACGCCAATCGAAGGCGTTTGTGCAGCTTTGAAAGGAATGCGAGAACGTCCCGATCGTTCGTCGATTTTGTATGATTTCAAAGGTGGAATTTATATCATTGTTGGACTGAATGATGAAACAGTTAATCCTGAATTATTTTTAACCTTAATTCCAAATTTGCCTAACATTCATTTGTATAAATTTGATGGAGGACACATGGCTTTTATAGAAAATTATGACGAAGTTTTTTCGATTTTGAAATCAATTTAA
- a CDS encoding nucleoside deaminase — MENLFTDEYFMRMAFNEAVTAFERDEIPVGAVIVCNNKIIAKAHNLTETLTDVTAHAEMQAITSAANYLGGKYLQDCTLYVTLEPCVMCGGALYWSQISKVVYGASDEKRGFKAKIGELHPKTEIVSGIMKDECGQLMKEFFQRKR, encoded by the coding sequence ATGGAAAATCTTTTTACAGACGAATATTTTATGCGAATGGCCTTTAACGAAGCGGTTACAGCTTTCGAGCGAGACGAAATTCCAGTTGGAGCTGTGATTGTTTGTAACAACAAAATTATCGCGAAAGCACATAATTTAACCGAAACATTGACTGATGTGACCGCTCATGCTGAAATGCAAGCCATTACATCTGCTGCGAATTATTTGGGTGGAAAATATTTACAAGATTGCACATTGTATGTAACCTTAGAACCTTGCGTCATGTGCGGCGGCGCGTTGTATTGGAGCCAAATCTCGAAAGTGGTTTATGGTGCTTCGGATGAAAAACGCGGTTTTAAGGCAAAAATTGGCGAATTACATCCAAAAACTGAAATTGTTTCGGGAATTATGAAAGATGAATGCGGTCAATTGATGAAAGAATTTTTCCAACGCAAACGTTAA
- a CDS encoding EamA family transporter — protein sequence MNQSKYIIAAIITYFMWGFFSFGLKPIAGYPPLDILFFRLYVSVFFLVIINVGFRRNKMKADYDLFKSFDKKKQKKLGSLIVGGSLILMKNWLMFIIVMNHISVQAASLSYLVCPIITTVLAFIILKEHLTKIKWIAVGISLLACLVLSIGHLVDLVYSLIVACTFALYIIIQRSLNVFDSFNLLMTQLLIVAILMLPLVFMFSGPIPTETIFYQCIMMIVVLFTIIPMFLNNFALKGIDSSTVGILIYLNPIMNFVLAIFYYKEAVSPMQMIGYSLILLAIVVFNSQTIFKIKHIKKSEV from the coding sequence ATGAATCAATCAAAATATATCATTGCAGCCATTATAACCTACTTTATGTGGGGATTTTTCAGTTTCGGATTAAAACCAATCGCAGGTTATCCACCTTTGGATATTCTATTTTTTAGACTGTACGTTTCCGTTTTCTTTTTAGTGATAATTAATGTTGGATTTCGACGCAATAAGATGAAAGCTGATTATGATTTGTTCAAATCATTTGATAAAAAGAAACAGAAAAAATTAGGAAGTTTAATTGTTGGTGGATCGTTGATTTTGATGAAGAATTGGTTGATGTTTATTATTGTGATGAATCATATTAGTGTGCAAGCTGCGTCGCTGTCGTACTTGGTTTGTCCAATTATTACTACCGTTTTGGCTTTCATTATTCTGAAAGAACATTTAACCAAAATAAAATGGATTGCAGTTGGTATTAGTCTTTTAGCATGTTTGGTTCTTTCTATAGGTCATCTTGTAGACTTGGTTTATAGTTTGATTGTCGCATGTACATTTGCGCTGTATATCATCATTCAGAGAAGTTTGAATGTTTTTGATAGTTTCAATTTGTTGATGACACAATTACTAATCGTAGCTATTTTGATGTTACCATTGGTTTTCATGTTCTCAGGACCAATTCCAACCGAAACAATTTTTTATCAATGTATCATGATGATTGTGGTTTTGTTCACTATTATTCCAATGTTCTTAAACAATTTTGCTTTAAAAGGAATTGATTCTTCAACCGTTGGAATTTTAATTTATTTGAATCCAATTATGAATTTTGTTTTGGCAATTTTCTATTACAAAGAAGCTGTTTCACCAATGCAAATGATCGGTTATAGTTTGATTTTGCTCGCGATTGTAGTATTTAATTCACAAACAATTTTCAAAATAAAACACATAAAAAAATCTGAAGTCTAA
- a CDS encoding DUF5074 domain-containing protein, which translates to MTKFKSIALIALAGVFLQSCSNDDDGPNNDPENGNYSKGVFILNEGGFNSANAEITYFDPTKDVSTTNPIQEIFKTANAGAQLGSVGQSMYFKGNKAYIVLNVSNKVEVVDNTTFKKISTIPSSDNMSNPRYIVSDDQFLYISNWGDPNVTTDDFIAKYKISDLTFVEKYKVDEGPEKMILDNNKLYVAQKGGWGTGKTVTIIDLKTNDKKSINVGDVPTDLTIQNGNLFVLSQGVNWGTTTKGKLVRYNLTSEDKLEMNFPDGQHPNFLVAENSKLYYIVNNSVYSMATNATALPTKADYITGADSVYGFYVKGDTFYVLDAKDYNSNGRLLIQNAQGGLKNPAITTGVSPNSVYIK; encoded by the coding sequence ATGACTAAATTTAAATCAATCGCACTTATAGCTTTGGCTGGAGTCTTTTTACAATCTTGTTCAAATGACGATGATGGACCAAACAATGATCCAGAAAATGGAAACTATTCGAAAGGAGTTTTTATTTTGAATGAAGGAGGTTTCAATTCAGCTAACGCAGAAATCACTTATTTTGATCCAACAAAAGATGTAAGTACAACAAATCCTATTCAAGAAATTTTCAAGACTGCGAACGCTGGTGCGCAATTGGGTTCTGTAGGACAAAGCATGTATTTCAAAGGAAATAAGGCTTATATTGTTCTTAATGTTTCTAATAAAGTAGAAGTTGTTGACAACACAACTTTCAAAAAAATTAGTACAATTCCATCATCAGATAATATGAGCAACCCTCGTTATATCGTTTCTGATGATCAATTTTTGTATATCTCAAACTGGGGAGATCCTAATGTTACGACAGACGATTTTATTGCAAAATACAAAATCAGCGATTTAACATTTGTAGAAAAATATAAAGTAGATGAAGGTCCAGAAAAAATGATTCTTGACAATAACAAACTTTATGTTGCACAAAAAGGTGGCTGGGGAACAGGTAAAACAGTTACAATTATTGACCTTAAAACAAATGATAAAAAAAGTATAAATGTTGGTGATGTTCCGACAGATTTAACAATTCAAAACGGAAATTTATTTGTGCTTTCTCAAGGTGTTAATTGGGGAACTACTACAAAAGGAAAATTGGTTCGTTATAATTTAACTTCAGAAGATAAATTAGAAATGAATTTTCCTGATGGACAACATCCTAATTTCTTAGTTGCGGAGAATAGTAAATTGTATTACATCGTTAATAATTCTGTTTATTCTATGGCTACAAATGCAACAGCTTTGCCTACAAAAGCAGATTACATAACAGGTGCTGATAGTGTATATGGTTTCTATGTAAAAGGTGATACTTTTTATGTTTTAGACGCAAAAGATTACAATTCTAATGGACGATTATTAATTCAGAATGCACAAGGAGGTCTTAAAAATCCAGCAATTACAACTGGAGTTTCACCAAATTCTGTTTACATCAAATAA
- a CDS encoding TonB-dependent receptor plug domain-containing protein codes for MKKLFLCFNLIAGIAFAQTDTINLKPLILNDAFLKNHYKSQSIIKLNDSILEQNPNQLTQVLQEQTPIYFKENGRGMVSSPSFRGTLASHTAVIWNGINVNSQTTGQTDFNLFASNSFDGILVKPGGGSIAYGTGSIGGTIHLLNKFEYDKGLQQKINLGYGSYDTWSGKYQLKYSTEKFSPSIDYERNQSDNDYKIPNHMKKNLNGKYYFNTINGNFGYKIDPKNELKLYSMFNFGKREFPLVDIGSTPSGYENQDYRLMTEWNFNPNEKWQSQLKLAYIREESNYFNNIHKSYSDDLQVDNYILKYYLNHQITNNFELSLLSEANYNQGSGNNLTKSDQNSINFALIAKHKLSDVLEYEASIRQDFSDTYQNPFIYSLGFNYRPIYSYQLRGNVSKNFRNPTYNDLFWKTGGNPDLKSESAYQFELGNDFISKNLNIQTNIFYNKLSDMIQWIPSSQNSSYWVPMNINKAETYGFEMIGNYKWNTFSFNTTYAYTKTKDKFKNKELMYSPNHKWTASAQYTYKRLSAFVQNIYTSKVFTDSEEERTLDGFWLTNLGLNYTISRLYSVSMRVNNVFNQEYQTQENRWQPGTNYNIQIQIKF; via the coding sequence ATGAAAAAACTTTTTCTTTGTTTTAATCTTATCGCTGGAATTGCTTTTGCACAGACGGATACCATCAATTTGAAACCTTTGATTTTGAACGATGCTTTTCTTAAAAATCATTACAAATCTCAAAGTATTATCAAACTTAATGATAGTATTTTAGAGCAAAATCCTAATCAACTGACGCAAGTTTTACAAGAGCAAACGCCAATTTATTTTAAAGAAAATGGACGAGGAATGGTTTCTTCACCTTCGTTTCGAGGAACTTTAGCTTCGCACACAGCCGTAATTTGGAACGGAATTAATGTCAATTCGCAAACAACAGGACAAACGGATTTTAATTTATTTGCAAGTAATTCGTTTGACGGAATTTTAGTGAAACCAGGAGGCGGAAGTATTGCGTATGGAACAGGTTCTATCGGCGGTACAATTCATTTGTTGAATAAATTTGAGTATGACAAAGGTTTACAGCAAAAAATAAATTTAGGATACGGAAGTTACGATACATGGTCGGGAAAATATCAGTTGAAATATAGTACAGAAAAATTTAGTCCTTCAATCGATTACGAACGAAATCAATCTGATAATGATTATAAAATTCCGAATCACATGAAGAAGAATTTGAATGGAAAATATTATTTCAATACAATTAATGGAAATTTTGGTTATAAAATCGATCCTAAAAATGAATTGAAACTTTATTCGATGTTCAATTTTGGAAAGCGTGAATTTCCTTTGGTTGACATTGGTTCAACGCCTTCTGGATACGAAAATCAGGATTACCGTTTGATGACAGAATGGAATTTCAATCCAAATGAAAAGTGGCAATCGCAGTTAAAATTAGCTTATATCCGAGAAGAAAGCAATTATTTCAACAATATTCACAAATCTTATTCGGACGATTTACAGGTTGATAATTATATTTTAAAATATTATCTGAATCATCAAATCACGAATAATTTTGAACTTTCACTTTTATCGGAAGCTAATTATAATCAAGGAAGTGGAAATAATTTGACCAAAAGTGATCAAAATTCTATCAATTTTGCCTTAATCGCGAAGCATAAATTATCAGATGTTTTGGAATACGAAGCGAGTATTCGCCAAGATTTTTCTGATACATACCAAAATCCATTTATTTATTCATTAGGTTTTAATTATCGTCCAATATATTCGTATCAATTAAGAGGAAATGTTTCGAAAAATTTCAGAAATCCAACGTACAATGATTTGTTTTGGAAAACTGGTGGAAACCCAGATTTGAAATCAGAATCAGCTTATCAATTTGAATTAGGAAATGATTTTATCAGCAAAAATTTAAACATTCAAACCAATATTTTTTATAATAAGTTGAGTGATATGATTCAATGGATTCCGAGCTCGCAAAACAGTTCTTATTGGGTTCCTATGAACATCAACAAAGCAGAAACCTATGGTTTTGAAATGATTGGGAATTACAAATGGAATACGTTTAGTTTCAATACAACTTATGCATACACCAAAACAAAAGATAAATTTAAAAATAAGGAATTGATGTATTCGCCAAATCATAAATGGACGGCGAGCGCACAATACACTTACAAACGTTTATCTGCTTTTGTACAAAATATTTATACAAGTAAAGTTTTTACCGATTCGGAAGAAGAAAGAACACTTGACGGATTTTGGCTAACGAATTTAGGTTTAAATTATACGATTTCACGACTTTATAGCGTTTCTATGAGAGTGAATAATGTGTTTAACCAGGAATATCAAACGCAAGAAAATCGTTGGCAACCAGGCACAAATTATAACATACAAATACAAATAAAATTTTAA
- a CDS encoding TM2 domain-containing protein, translating into MENNQPYKSEKKLIAGILAIVLGTLGVHKFYLGYTKEGVIQLIIGLVTCGAGGLIGLIEGIMYLTKSDEEFDETYVKGHKGWF; encoded by the coding sequence ATGGAAAACAATCAACCGTACAAATCAGAGAAAAAACTTATTGCCGGAATTTTAGCGATAGTATTAGGAACTTTAGGAGTTCACAAATTTTATTTAGGCTACACTAAAGAAGGTGTTATTCAATTAATTATTGGTCTTGTGACATGTGGAGCAGGAGGACTTATTGGATTAATCGAAGGAATTATGTATTTAACAAAATCTGATGAAGAGTTTGATGAAACTTATGTAAAAGGTCACAAAGGCTGGTTCTAA
- a CDS encoding pyruvate dehydrogenase complex E1 component subunit beta, with translation MAIKTFREVIAEAMSEEMRRDESIFLIGEEVAEYNGAYKASKGMLDEFGAERVIDAPIAEAGFSGIAIGSTMTGCRPIVEYMTFNFSLVSIDQIINNAAKIYQMSGGQFNCPIVFRGPTASAGQLGATHSQAFENWYANVPGLKVIVPSNPYDAKGLLKSAIRDNDPVIFMESEQMYGDKMEMPDEEYTIEIGKAEIKREGTDVTLVSFGKIIKQAYIAADELAKEGISVEVIDLRTVRPLDYDTIFKSVKKTNRLVVLEEAWPFASVASEITYMVQQKAFDYLDAPIKRITTKDTSAPYAPNLYETWIPNAKDVVEAVKAVMYK, from the coding sequence ATGGCTATAAAAACATTTAGAGAAGTAATCGCAGAGGCAATGAGTGAAGAAATGCGTCGCGATGAATCTATATTTTTAATTGGAGAAGAAGTAGCAGAATACAACGGAGCGTACAAAGCTTCGAAAGGAATGTTAGACGAATTTGGAGCAGAACGTGTAATTGATGCGCCAATCGCAGAGGCTGGTTTTTCTGGAATCGCAATTGGATCTACAATGACGGGATGTCGCCCAATCGTAGAATACATGACATTCAACTTCTCATTAGTGTCTATTGACCAAATTATCAATAACGCTGCAAAAATTTATCAAATGTCAGGAGGACAATTCAACTGTCCAATTGTATTTAGAGGACCTACTGCTTCTGCAGGACAATTAGGTGCAACACACTCACAAGCTTTTGAGAATTGGTATGCAAATGTACCAGGTCTTAAAGTAATTGTTCCTTCAAATCCTTATGATGCAAAAGGTTTATTAAAATCTGCAATTCGTGATAACGATCCAGTAATTTTCATGGAATCTGAACAGATGTATGGAGATAAAATGGAAATGCCAGATGAAGAATACACAATCGAAATTGGTAAAGCAGAAATCAAACGTGAAGGTACAGATGTAACGTTAGTTTCTTTCGGGAAAATCATTAAGCAAGCTTACATTGCTGCTGATGAATTAGCTAAAGAAGGAATTTCTGTAGAAGTAATCGACTTACGTACAGTTCGTCCATTAGATTACGATACAATTTTCAAATCTGTTAAGAAAACAAATCGTTTAGTAGTTTTAGAAGAAGCTTGGCCTTTCGCTTCAGTTGCTTCAGAAATTACGTATATGGTTCAACAAAAAGCATTCGATTATTTAGATGCACCAATCAAACGTATCACAACAAAAGATACATCAGCGCCTTATGCTCCAAACTTGTATGAGACTTGGATTCCTAATGCAAAAGATGTAGTTGAAGCTGTAAAAGCTGTGATGTATAAATAA
- a CDS encoding DUF5686 family protein, with translation MKSYITSFFIVVLASVHAQVKIQGKVIDSETQKPIPYADIRLPELKVSATSNSDGTFYIESSSNANKIVVSKNGYETSDYVIENKIDYNFIAQLFLAEDNTSEEDDGTVDLQTAVVSAKKKRLKKKENPAYAILREVWKRKKKNGLKLAPHYQYDEYEKLQFDISNIDSTFMKRKIFKGMEFVFEKVDTSSINGKTYLPAFLNESIYNIAGINKPSTKERRELIANKTSGFEKNEVVASTVKNLFRDIDIYDNRVNILDIKFVSPIATDGFAVYDYELKDTVDVDGIESYRIKYYPRREGELTFKGELYISKDAYAVKEVVMETTKEMNVNFVRNIFMNLEYDIPNDSIFYPKKEYAMLDMSLLSKKESAKGIFAHKTVNYYNYDFDTTHPEAFYYEKLDPAKAALNEKDNQFWAENRPEALTKDQEGIYETLEQLNKVPKFNNIVKAIEIFGSGYYNVGNAIDIGNLYSSFGYNQIEGFRLRAGARTYFSQNDMWRAQGFLAYGFRDEKFKYGADFRYMFNKYNRFQVGIGTKRDVEQLAATLTASDGIMTRSFASSSIINQGDNTFLSNNNLTNVYASIEPWKNVTFRVDGNYQLIKPADAEHFSIGYEKNGQIKETLTNSSVSVSVIARPGAKYSQYGIDRYEMTTLAPTLMLRYTKGLKGVINSDFEYDKLQFLYTQPILIGSFGKSLVTVEAGKTFQGVPLSLMSALPGNESYGQVYGTFSQLDYYEFVTDEYVTMNWEHHFNGWILNKVPLIKKLKLREVGFLRAAYGDISEKSKAINRSTIQYFAPNQQIYYEYGFGIENIGFGNIRPIRVDFNWRGNYNNLPDVRKFGITIGLDWNF, from the coding sequence ATGAAAAGTTATATAACATCTTTTTTTATAGTTGTTCTAGCGTCTGTGCACGCGCAAGTAAAAATTCAAGGAAAGGTCATCGATTCTGAAACTCAGAAGCCTATTCCTTACGCAGATATTCGTTTACCAGAACTTAAAGTAAGTGCAACATCAAACTCTGATGGTACTTTTTATATCGAATCTAGTTCGAATGCAAATAAAATTGTCGTATCAAAAAATGGATACGAAACTTCTGATTATGTAATCGAAAATAAAATTGATTATAATTTTATTGCTCAATTATTTTTAGCAGAAGATAATACTTCCGAAGAAGATGATGGAACAGTAGATTTACAAACTGCGGTTGTTTCGGCAAAGAAAAAACGTCTTAAAAAGAAAGAAAATCCAGCTTATGCTATTTTGCGTGAAGTATGGAAGCGTAAAAAGAAAAATGGGCTAAAATTAGCGCCACATTACCAATATGATGAATACGAAAAGTTGCAATTTGATATTAGTAATATTGATTCAACTTTTATGAAACGTAAGATTTTTAAAGGAATGGAGTTTGTTTTCGAGAAAGTAGATACTTCTTCTATCAACGGAAAAACATATTTACCAGCTTTCTTGAATGAGTCAATTTACAATATTGCGGGAATTAATAAACCTTCAACAAAAGAGCGTCGAGAATTAATTGCGAATAAAACATCAGGTTTCGAGAAAAATGAAGTGGTAGCTTCTACGGTAAAAAATCTTTTCCGTGATATTGATATTTATGATAATCGTGTCAATATTTTAGACATTAAATTTGTGAGTCCAATTGCTACAGATGGTTTCGCTGTTTATGATTATGAATTGAAAGATACAGTTGATGTAGATGGAATAGAATCTTATCGAATCAAATATTATCCGCGTCGCGAAGGAGAATTGACATTTAAAGGAGAATTATATATCTCGAAAGATGCCTATGCGGTAAAAGAAGTTGTGATGGAGACAACGAAAGAAATGAATGTGAATTTTGTGCGTAATATTTTCATGAATTTAGAATATGATATTCCAAACGATTCTATTTTCTATCCGAAAAAAGAATACGCGATGTTGGATATGTCGTTGTTGAGTAAAAAGGAAAGTGCGAAAGGAATTTTTGCGCATAAAACGGTGAATTATTACAATTACGATTTCGATACAACACATCCCGAAGCTTTTTATTACGAGAAATTAGATCCAGCAAAAGCTGCGCTTAACGAAAAAGATAATCAGTTTTGGGCAGAAAATCGTCCTGAAGCTTTAACAAAAGATCAAGAAGGGATTTACGAAACATTAGAACAATTAAATAAAGTACCAAAATTCAATAATATTGTGAAAGCAATCGAGATTTTTGGTTCTGGATATTACAATGTCGGAAATGCAATTGATATCGGGAATTTATATTCGTCTTTTGGATACAACCAAATCGAAGGTTTCCGTTTGAGAGCTGGAGCTCGTACATATTTTTCGCAAAATGATATGTGGCGTGCGCAAGGTTTCTTGGCATATGGTTTTCGAGATGAAAAATTCAAATATGGAGCAGATTTTCGTTATATGTTCAATAAATATAATCGTTTTCAAGTCGGTATCGGAACAAAACGTGATGTAGAACAATTGGCTGCAACGTTAACGGCTTCTGACGGAATTATGACGCGTAGTTTTGCTTCGTCATCAATCATCAATCAAGGAGATAATACATTTTTGAGTAATAATAATTTGACAAATGTGTATGCATCGATTGAACCTTGGAAAAATGTAACATTTCGTGTTGATGGAAATTATCAATTAATCAAACCAGCAGATGCAGAACATTTCTCGATTGGATATGAAAAAAATGGTCAGATTAAAGAAACTTTAACAAATTCAAGTGTAAGTGTTTCGGTAATTGCTCGTCCAGGTGCAAAATATTCGCAATATGGAATTGATCGTTACGAAATGACAACACTTGCTCCAACATTAATGTTGCGTTATACAAAAGGATTGAAAGGTGTAATTAATTCAGATTTTGAATATGATAAATTACAATTTTTATATACACAACCAATTTTGATTGGATCTTTTGGTAAATCATTGGTAACTGTAGAAGCAGGAAAAACATTTCAAGGTGTTCCTTTATCATTAATGAGTGCGTTACCTGGAAATGAGAGTTACGGACAAGTTTATGGTACATTTTCACAATTAGATTATTATGAATTTGTAACAGATGAATATGTAACGATGAACTGGGAACATCATTTTAACGGTTGGATTTTGAATAAAGTTCCGTTAATCAAAAAATTAAAATTAAGAGAAGTAGGATTCTTGAGAGCGGCTTACGGAGACATTTCGGAGAAAAGTAAAGCTATTAATCGTTCGACGATACAATATTTTGCACCAAATCAACAAATATACTACGAATACGGGTTTGGAATCGAAAACATTGGTTTTGGAAACATTAGACCAATACGTGTTGATTTTAATTGGCGCGGAAATTATAATAATTTGCCAGATGTTCGTAAATTTGGCATCACAATCGGTTTAGATTGGAATTTTTAG
- a CDS encoding inorganic diphosphatase: MTFDAIIEIPRGSRNKYEMDHETGRIRFDRVLYSPMFYPADYGFVENTLGLDGDPIDVLVFLTEPTVPGCVIEVKTIGVLKMSDDKGQDEKLICVPVADPTWNQLENITDMNPHTLKEVEHFFRVYKDLENKTTTIEGYGDKAEAEQLLQDARERFVPAH, encoded by the coding sequence ATGACTTTTGATGCAATCATCGAAATCCCAAGAGGATCTCGCAACAAATACGAAATGGATCACGAAACAGGAAGAATTCGTTTTGATCGTGTTTTATACTCTCCAATGTTCTACCCAGCTGATTATGGTTTCGTAGAAAATACATTAGGATTAGACGGAGATCCAATTGACGTATTAGTTTTCTTAACAGAACCTACTGTTCCTGGATGTGTAATCGAAGTAAAAACAATCGGTGTTCTTAAAATGTCTGATGACAAAGGACAAGATGAAAAATTAATTTGTGTACCAGTTGCTGATCCAACATGGAACCAATTAGAAAACATCACTGATATGAATCCTCACACATTGAAAGAAGTTGAGCACTTTTTCAGAGTTTATAAAGACTTAGAAAATAAAACAACAACAATTGAAGGGTACGGTGATAAAGCAGAAGCAGAACAATTATTGCAAGATGCAAGAGAGCGTTTCGTACCAGCTCACTAA
- a CDS encoding T9SS type A sorting domain-containing protein, whose protein sequence is MKKKLTLSLALLGQIIFAQYATPNDGKTYRIADLDALTDQITFDQESNSYLLTNDLTISANDIFLSDTDYKLIITDGKLITVAGKIEINAPKEVLFTSDNPGTTYFKGIRLEEGAISNFNNFKMFYGGGIRSLNESFTMNNSEVSYQNAGAATGGAINFSRGNPVIKNSVFKHNITPVVGSGANQSVALIFENNYLEDNNKENSNRPQINMGPSGENQTTIIKNNTIIGNRANTRVGGISVSSLLSVVSFAQIEHNTIKDNRYGITITGVTAGGNIIGNIIENNNTENLPNLGGSGISISQTATTPQTSVTIKGNTIKGNLWGITIIGNGTNIDMTNGYNVFENNGNTGADYALYNNSANNIKAQGNCWDPILTDERVENVIFHKPDNSALGLVDYSNYACLLSTNEVKLDKLKLYPNPNNGTFIVDTKEKSPYQILDINGRTLKQGDLKIGQNSIQTNLPKGIYLIRTNQTTSKVVVK, encoded by the coding sequence ATGAAGAAAAAACTTACGCTTTCCTTAGCATTGCTAGGGCAGATAATTTTTGCCCAATATGCAACACCAAACGATGGAAAAACATATCGAATAGCAGATCTTGATGCTTTAACAGATCAAATAACATTCGATCAAGAATCAAATAGTTATTTATTGACAAATGATTTAACAATTTCAGCAAACGATATTTTCTTATCTGATACTGATTATAAATTGATTATTACAGATGGAAAATTAATTACGGTAGCAGGAAAAATTGAAATCAATGCTCCTAAAGAAGTTTTGTTTACTTCCGATAATCCAGGAACAACATATTTCAAAGGAATTAGATTAGAAGAAGGTGCTATTTCCAACTTTAATAATTTTAAAATGTTTTATGGAGGAGGAATTCGTTCTTTAAATGAATCCTTTACAATGAATAATTCAGAAGTTTCTTATCAAAATGCAGGTGCTGCAACTGGTGGCGCGATTAATTTTTCAAGAGGAAATCCAGTAATTAAGAATTCTGTTTTTAAACACAATATTACACCTGTGGTAGGTTCTGGAGCGAATCAGTCAGTGGCTTTAATTTTCGAAAATAATTATTTAGAAGATAATAATAAAGAAAACTCTAATCGTCCGCAAATTAATATGGGACCAAGTGGAGAAAATCAAACAACAATTATTAAAAATAATACAATTATAGGAAATAGAGCAAATACACGTGTTGGTGGAATTTCTGTTTCTAGTTTATTGAGTGTGGTTAGTTTTGCTCAAATAGAACATAATACGATAAAAGACAATCGTTATGGAATTACAATTACAGGCGTTACTGCGGGAGGAAATATTATTGGAAACATTATAGAAAATAATAATACTGAAAATCTACCAAATTTAGGAGGTAGTGGAATTTCTATTTCTCAAACAGCAACAACACCGCAAACATCTGTAACAATAAAAGGAAATACAATAAAAGGAAACCTTTGGGGAATTACAATTATCGGTAACGGAACCAATATAGATATGACCAATGGATACAATGTTTTCGAAAACAATGGAAATACAGGTGCAGATTATGCATTGTATAATAATTCTGCAAATAATATAAAGGCGCAAGGTAATTGCTGGGATCCTATTCTAACAGATGAAAGAGTAGAAAATGTTATTTTTCATAAACCAGATAATTCTGCATTAGGCTTAGTGGATTATTCAAATTATGCTTGTCTTTTAAGTACAAATGAAGTGAAATTAGATAAATTAAAGCTTTATCCAAATCCTAATAATGGAACATTTATAGTTGATACAAAAGAAAAATCTCCTTATCAAATTTTAGATATTAATGGACGAACGTTAAAACAAGGTGATTTAAAAATAGGTCAAAATTCTATTCAAACAAATTTACCAAAAGGTATTTATCTTATAAGAACAAACCAAACAACTTCTAAAGTTGTTGTAAAGTAA